A genome region from Perca fluviatilis chromosome 20, GENO_Pfluv_1.0, whole genome shotgun sequence includes the following:
- the mlh3 gene encoding DNA mismatch repair protein Mlh3 isoform X2: MIKCLTKEVQGKLRSGVAIPSLQQCLEELILNSIDAEATCVGVRMDMEAFKVQVIDNGAGINAEDMECVGNRYHTSKCSSVEDLDNLRWYGFRGEALASLVSLATLVEISSRTRSSVKTHVKIFKDGKGMDVFEADTARPSAGTTVVICNFLHNMPVRRKRMDAVLEGERIRHRVEAISLMHPSVSFTLKNDYTGAMMVQLPKARNTYHRFIQIHSLGRAQKLGEISYTHGQFEVIGYIGKEGHYNNSLQFLYVNDRLLLKTRIHKLLNFLLRRLSSSNQKNGSPDGQSAIRSPKHKRSQELHGVYIINIKCSYSEYDICLEPAKTLIEFKDWDRILLCIEEAVKAFLSRENLVAELSQEDLDYLRPELFSTHNTDSGNGDQATSSASTLDCSIGMKLASDPVHRKRKDDCVCEDNVSRESGQMECKEETEQQGKKKITANEFLKIKSEGSINKEYRYEPQCDLARLEPTSDNHITEEVEPTFSEAGEGSPMLCMSSSVRQLESEKQELSKEKEIQLNNATSTSNMTPLDSITQQIQPDLNSIEQQLPDCQSAGGHEHTLVSNRKISLSDPYVHEKLRTQDLSQINKSVFLCEERSFASKRKISLHAGNDRICQKPCKDFTPIIPPKIPRLATCQKLALCKESGSLEKFRRVYGKSDELKLPSQETQNNTRLPRKDSFVLNSQNLLVCRKDQKNGGVMETETDETQSILRSPPILSAFTRLKPVSGQNRGKTSLAAKLNHLKQHRTDDSKVLTHLSRTALQDNTCHSSNDGSQDSSNNENDCGLNPEPVPGCRTDPLLAEKEEATTSGDWLHHYDTSVGKTVYVNKVTGLSRYEDPPTEETQVRCTSDVSNMAVSVISGTGMEHRCYPFQVDLVFPFLPKSRTERVISSGLDDRDATGESSNSLTLLYSKWNNPVFVRPPTVGVDISSGQADGLAVKIHNILFPYRFSKAMICSMKVIHQVDKKFLACLINTREEEPAALNETEGNLLVLVDQHAAHERVRLENLVADSYEDDPDAPGERRLCSSTILPPLEISVTEEELRLLRSCQAHLRCLGLEVKFSQAADPHVFVRKVPLCFMEKESNEIRRGRPSVIKPIVELLRSTGRVRGTLPLTVLKVLASLACHGAIKFNDSLNRDECCSLVASLSACQLPFQCAHGRPSIAPLVDTLHLDKDEKELQKPNLQKLRRMYKAWELYGNR, translated from the exons ATGATTAAGTGTTTGACTAAAGAGGTTCAGGGGAAACTTCGCTCCGGTGTCGCTATCCCCTCTCTTCAGCAGTGTTTAGAGGAGCTTATCCTAAACAGCATCGATGCAGAGGCGACCTGTGTGGGAGTCAGGATGGACATGGAGGCGTTCAAAGTTCAGGTAATCGACAACGGTGCCGGGATAAACGCTGAGGATATGGAGTGCGTGGGAAACCGATACCACACAAGCAAATGCAGCTCTGTTGAAGACCTGGACAACCTCCGGTGGTATGGTTTCAGAGGAGAAGCCCTGGCAAGTTTAGTTTCTCTCGCCACATTAGTTGAAATCTCATCCCGGACCAGATCATCAGTGAAAACTCACGTCAAAATCTTCAAGGATGGCAAGGGCATGGATGTGTTTGAAGCAGATACTGCTCGACCCTCCGCGGGGACAACTGTTGTTATTTGTAACTTCCTCCACAACATGCCAGTCCGGAGGAAGAGGATGGATGCAGTCCTGGAGGGTGAGAGGATCAGACACAGAGTGGAGGCTATTTCTCTGATGCATCCCTCTGTGTCTTTCACCCTGAAGAATGACTACACAGGAGCCATGATGGTGCAGCTTCCTAAAGCTAGAAACACCTACCATAGGTTTATTCAAATACACAGTCTTGGACGAGCACAGAAACTTGGAGAAATCAGCTACACACACGGACAGTTTGAAGTGATTGGTTACATTGGCAAAGAAGGCCACTACAACAACAGCTTACAGTTCCTGTATGTAAATGACagactgctgctgaaaacacgGATACACAAGCTCCTGAACTTTCTCCTACGCAGACTGAGCAGTTCAAATCAGAAAAATGGCAGTCCAGATGGGCAGTCTGCTATCAGGAGTCCAAAGCACAAACGAAGCCAAGAACTGCATGGAGTATACATCATCAATATTAAATGTTCTTACTCAGAGTATGACATATGTCTTGAGCCTGCCAAAACTCTAATAGAGTTCAAAGATTGGGACCGCATTTTGCTCTGTATCGAAGAAGCAGTAAAAGCATTCCTGAGCAGGGAGAATTTGGTGGCGGAGCTTTCTCAAGAAGACTTGGACTACTTGCGTCCCGAACTGTTTAgcacacacaatacagataGTGGCAATGGTGACCAAGCAACTAGCAGTGCTTCCACCCTAGATTGCAGTATTGGAATGAAACTGGCATCTGATCCTGTTCATCGAAAGCGCAAAGATGACTGTGTATGTGAGGACAATGTTAGCCGGGAGTCTGGTCAGATGGAGTGCAAAGAAGAGACTGAACAACAGGGGAAGAAAAAGATAACTGCAAATGagtttttaaagataaaaagtGAAGGAAGCATAAACAAAGAATATAGATATGAGCCACAGTGTGATCTGGCAAGACTTGAACCTACATCTGATAATCACATTACTGAAGAAGTGGAGCCAACATTCAGTGAAGCAGGGGAAGGCTCTCCAATGTTATGTATGTCAAGTTCAGTCAGACAACTAGAAAGTGAAAAACAGGAActctcaaaagaaaaagaaatacaattaaataatGCTACCTCAACCAGCAACATGACTCCACTAGACAGCATCACTCAACAAATTCAGCCTGATTTAAACAGTATTGAGCAACAGTTACCGGACTGCCAGAGTGCAGGAGGACATGAACATACTTTAGTAAGTAACCGAAAGATCAGTCTGTCTGATCCATACGTTCACGAAAAGCTGCGGACTCAGGACCTGTCCCAAATCAACAAGTCAGTATTTCTATGTGAAGAGAGATCCTTTGCATCAAAACGCAAAATCTCACTGCATGCAGGCAATGACAGAATTTGTCAGAAACCATGCAAAGACTTCACTCCTATCATTCCCCCAAAAATTCCCAGACTTGCAACTTGTCAAAAGTTGGCCTTATGCAAGGAGTCTGGATCCCTTGAGAAGTTTAGAAGAGTATATGGAAAATCTGATGAACTAAAATTACCCTCTCAAGAGACTCAGAATAACACTAGACTTCCTCGTAAAGACAGCTTTGTCTTGAATTCCCAGAATTTGTTGGTTTGCCGGAAAGATCAGAAAAATGGTGGAGTTatggaaacagaaacagacgAGACACAGAGCATCCTTCGAAGCCCACCAATCCTCTCAGCATTCACCAGGTTAAAACCAGTCTCAGGGCAGAATAGAGGCAAAACATCTTTGGCAGCTAAACTCAACCATTTGAAACAACACAGGACAGACGATTCAAAAGTATTAACACACCTGTCCAGGACTGCTTTGCAGGACAATACCTGTCATAGTAGTAATGATGGTAGCCAAGACAGCAGTAACAACGAGAATGACTGTGGTTTGAATCCTGAGCCAGTCCCAGGTTGCAGGACAGATCCTCTGCTAGCTGAGAAGGAAGAGGCTACGACATCGGGGGACTGGCTTCATCACTACGATACATCCGTGGGAAAGACAGTTTATGTCAACAAAGTGACTGGACTCAGCCGATACGAAGACCCACCTACTGAAGAAACACAAGTGCGCTGTACATCTGATGTCTCCAATATGGCCGTTAGTGTCATCTCTGGAACAG GGATGGAACACAGATGCTACCCATTTCAGGTGGATCTAGTGTTTCCCTTCCTACCAaaatccaggacagagagagtgattaGTTCAGGGCTTGATGACAGAG ATGCCACTGGTGAGAGCTCCAACTCACTTACCTTGTTGTACTCAAAATGGAATAATCCCGTATTTGTTCGACCTCCTACG GTTGGTGTAGACATATCAAGTGGGCAAGCTGACGGACTGGCTGTCAAGATCCACAACATCCTGTTTCCATACCGTTTTTCTAAGGCCATGATTTGCTCAATGAAG GTTATTCATCAAGTGGATAAGAAGTTCCTTGCATGTCTTATCAATACAAGAGAGGAAGAGCCTGCAGCACTCAATGAAACTGAAG GAAACCTTCTGGTGCTGGTGGATCAACACGCTGCACACGAGAGAGTTAGACTTGAAAATCTAGTTGCag ATTCCTATGAGGATGACCCAGATGCACCAGGGGAGAGACGTCTGTGTTCATCAACCATTTTGCCACCTCTCGAGATCAGTGTAACAGAAGAAGAGCTTAGGCTGCTTAG GTCTTGTCAGGCACATTTGCGGTGTTTGGGCCTGGAAGTGAAGTTCTCACAGGCAGCAGATCCACACGTTTTTGTAAGGAAGGTACCACTGTGCTTCATGGAAAAGGAGAGTAATGAGATCAGGCGGGGGAGACCATCTGTTATCAAGCCTATTGTTGAG TTACTCCGCTCAACTGGTCGAGTGAGAGGAACTCTGCCTCTCACTGTGCTGAAGGTGCTAGCCTCCCTAGCATGCCATG GTGCCATCAAATTCAATGACAGCCTGAACAGAGATGAATGCTGCAGCTTGGTGGCGTCCTTGTCTGCCTGCCAGCTGCCCTTCCAGTGTGCCCATGGCCGTCCCTCCATTGCTCCCTTAGTAGACACCCTCCATTTGGACAAAGACGAGAAG GAATTACAGAAACCCAACCTCCAAAAGCTAAGAAGAATGTATAAGGCGTGGGAACTATATGGAAATAGATAA
- the mlh3 gene encoding DNA mismatch repair protein Mlh3 isoform X1 codes for MIKCLTKEVQGKLRSGVAIPSLQQCLEELILNSIDAEATCVGVRMDMEAFKVQVIDNGAGINAEDMECVGNRYHTSKCSSVEDLDNLRWYGFRGEALASLVSLATLVEISSRTRSSVKTHVKIFKDGKGMDVFEADTARPSAGTTVVICNFLHNMPVRRKRMDAVLEGERIRHRVEAISLMHPSVSFTLKNDYTGAMMVQLPKARNTYHRFIQIHSLGRAQKLGEISYTHGQFEVIGYIGKEGHYNNSLQFLYVNDRLLLKTRIHKLLNFLLRRLSSSNQKNGSPDGQSAIRSPKHKRSQELHGVYIINIKCSYSEYDICLEPAKTLIEFKDWDRILLCIEEAVKAFLSRENLVAELSQEDLDYLRPELFSTHNTDSGNGDQATSSASTLDCSIGMKLASDPVHRKRKDDCVCEDNVSRESGQMECKEETEQQGKKKITANEFLKIKSEGSINKEYRYEPQCDLARLEPTSDNHITEEVEPTFSEAGEGSPMLCMSSSVRQLESEKQELSKEKEIQLNNATSTSNMTPLDSITQQIQPDLNSIEQQLPDCQSAGGHEHTLVSNRKISLSDPYVHEKLRTQDLSQINKSVFLCEERSFASKRKISLHAGNDRICQKPCKDFTPIIPPKIPRLATCQKLALCKESGSLEKFRRVYGKSDELKLPSQETQNNTRLPRKDSFVLNSQNLLVCRKDQKNGGVMETETDETQSILRSPPILSAFTRLKPVSGQNRGKTSLAAKLNHLKQHRTDDSKVLTHLSRTALQDNTCHSSNDGSQDSSNNENDCGLNPEPVPGCRTDPLLAEKEEATTSGDWLHHYDTSVGKTVYVNKVTGLSRYEDPPTEETQVRCTSDVSNMAVSVISGTGMEHRCYPFQVDLVFPFLPKSRTERVISSGLDDRDATGESSNSLTLLYSKWNNPVFVRPPTVGVDISSGQADGLAVKIHNILFPYRFSKAMICSMKVIHQVDKKFLACLINTREEEPAALNETEGNLLVLVDQHAAHERVRLENLVADSYEDDPDAPGERRLCSSTILPPLEISVTEEELRLLRSCQAHLRCLGLEVKFSQAADPHVFVRKVPLCFMEKESNEIRRGRPSVIKPIVEEYLQEQIELLRSTGRVRGTLPLTVLKVLASLACHGAIKFNDSLNRDECCSLVASLSACQLPFQCAHGRPSIAPLVDTLHLDKDEKELQKPNLQKLRRMYKAWELYGNR; via the exons ATGATTAAGTGTTTGACTAAAGAGGTTCAGGGGAAACTTCGCTCCGGTGTCGCTATCCCCTCTCTTCAGCAGTGTTTAGAGGAGCTTATCCTAAACAGCATCGATGCAGAGGCGACCTGTGTGGGAGTCAGGATGGACATGGAGGCGTTCAAAGTTCAGGTAATCGACAACGGTGCCGGGATAAACGCTGAGGATATGGAGTGCGTGGGAAACCGATACCACACAAGCAAATGCAGCTCTGTTGAAGACCTGGACAACCTCCGGTGGTATGGTTTCAGAGGAGAAGCCCTGGCAAGTTTAGTTTCTCTCGCCACATTAGTTGAAATCTCATCCCGGACCAGATCATCAGTGAAAACTCACGTCAAAATCTTCAAGGATGGCAAGGGCATGGATGTGTTTGAAGCAGATACTGCTCGACCCTCCGCGGGGACAACTGTTGTTATTTGTAACTTCCTCCACAACATGCCAGTCCGGAGGAAGAGGATGGATGCAGTCCTGGAGGGTGAGAGGATCAGACACAGAGTGGAGGCTATTTCTCTGATGCATCCCTCTGTGTCTTTCACCCTGAAGAATGACTACACAGGAGCCATGATGGTGCAGCTTCCTAAAGCTAGAAACACCTACCATAGGTTTATTCAAATACACAGTCTTGGACGAGCACAGAAACTTGGAGAAATCAGCTACACACACGGACAGTTTGAAGTGATTGGTTACATTGGCAAAGAAGGCCACTACAACAACAGCTTACAGTTCCTGTATGTAAATGACagactgctgctgaaaacacgGATACACAAGCTCCTGAACTTTCTCCTACGCAGACTGAGCAGTTCAAATCAGAAAAATGGCAGTCCAGATGGGCAGTCTGCTATCAGGAGTCCAAAGCACAAACGAAGCCAAGAACTGCATGGAGTATACATCATCAATATTAAATGTTCTTACTCAGAGTATGACATATGTCTTGAGCCTGCCAAAACTCTAATAGAGTTCAAAGATTGGGACCGCATTTTGCTCTGTATCGAAGAAGCAGTAAAAGCATTCCTGAGCAGGGAGAATTTGGTGGCGGAGCTTTCTCAAGAAGACTTGGACTACTTGCGTCCCGAACTGTTTAgcacacacaatacagataGTGGCAATGGTGACCAAGCAACTAGCAGTGCTTCCACCCTAGATTGCAGTATTGGAATGAAACTGGCATCTGATCCTGTTCATCGAAAGCGCAAAGATGACTGTGTATGTGAGGACAATGTTAGCCGGGAGTCTGGTCAGATGGAGTGCAAAGAAGAGACTGAACAACAGGGGAAGAAAAAGATAACTGCAAATGagtttttaaagataaaaagtGAAGGAAGCATAAACAAAGAATATAGATATGAGCCACAGTGTGATCTGGCAAGACTTGAACCTACATCTGATAATCACATTACTGAAGAAGTGGAGCCAACATTCAGTGAAGCAGGGGAAGGCTCTCCAATGTTATGTATGTCAAGTTCAGTCAGACAACTAGAAAGTGAAAAACAGGAActctcaaaagaaaaagaaatacaattaaataatGCTACCTCAACCAGCAACATGACTCCACTAGACAGCATCACTCAACAAATTCAGCCTGATTTAAACAGTATTGAGCAACAGTTACCGGACTGCCAGAGTGCAGGAGGACATGAACATACTTTAGTAAGTAACCGAAAGATCAGTCTGTCTGATCCATACGTTCACGAAAAGCTGCGGACTCAGGACCTGTCCCAAATCAACAAGTCAGTATTTCTATGTGAAGAGAGATCCTTTGCATCAAAACGCAAAATCTCACTGCATGCAGGCAATGACAGAATTTGTCAGAAACCATGCAAAGACTTCACTCCTATCATTCCCCCAAAAATTCCCAGACTTGCAACTTGTCAAAAGTTGGCCTTATGCAAGGAGTCTGGATCCCTTGAGAAGTTTAGAAGAGTATATGGAAAATCTGATGAACTAAAATTACCCTCTCAAGAGACTCAGAATAACACTAGACTTCCTCGTAAAGACAGCTTTGTCTTGAATTCCCAGAATTTGTTGGTTTGCCGGAAAGATCAGAAAAATGGTGGAGTTatggaaacagaaacagacgAGACACAGAGCATCCTTCGAAGCCCACCAATCCTCTCAGCATTCACCAGGTTAAAACCAGTCTCAGGGCAGAATAGAGGCAAAACATCTTTGGCAGCTAAACTCAACCATTTGAAACAACACAGGACAGACGATTCAAAAGTATTAACACACCTGTCCAGGACTGCTTTGCAGGACAATACCTGTCATAGTAGTAATGATGGTAGCCAAGACAGCAGTAACAACGAGAATGACTGTGGTTTGAATCCTGAGCCAGTCCCAGGTTGCAGGACAGATCCTCTGCTAGCTGAGAAGGAAGAGGCTACGACATCGGGGGACTGGCTTCATCACTACGATACATCCGTGGGAAAGACAGTTTATGTCAACAAAGTGACTGGACTCAGCCGATACGAAGACCCACCTACTGAAGAAACACAAGTGCGCTGTACATCTGATGTCTCCAATATGGCCGTTAGTGTCATCTCTGGAACAG GGATGGAACACAGATGCTACCCATTTCAGGTGGATCTAGTGTTTCCCTTCCTACCAaaatccaggacagagagagtgattaGTTCAGGGCTTGATGACAGAG ATGCCACTGGTGAGAGCTCCAACTCACTTACCTTGTTGTACTCAAAATGGAATAATCCCGTATTTGTTCGACCTCCTACG GTTGGTGTAGACATATCAAGTGGGCAAGCTGACGGACTGGCTGTCAAGATCCACAACATCCTGTTTCCATACCGTTTTTCTAAGGCCATGATTTGCTCAATGAAG GTTATTCATCAAGTGGATAAGAAGTTCCTTGCATGTCTTATCAATACAAGAGAGGAAGAGCCTGCAGCACTCAATGAAACTGAAG GAAACCTTCTGGTGCTGGTGGATCAACACGCTGCACACGAGAGAGTTAGACTTGAAAATCTAGTTGCag ATTCCTATGAGGATGACCCAGATGCACCAGGGGAGAGACGTCTGTGTTCATCAACCATTTTGCCACCTCTCGAGATCAGTGTAACAGAAGAAGAGCTTAGGCTGCTTAG GTCTTGTCAGGCACATTTGCGGTGTTTGGGCCTGGAAGTGAAGTTCTCACAGGCAGCAGATCCACACGTTTTTGTAAGGAAGGTACCACTGTGCTTCATGGAAAAGGAGAGTAATGAGATCAGGCGGGGGAGACCATCTGTTATCAAGCCTATTGTTGAG GAGTATCTTCAAGAGCAGATTGAG TTACTCCGCTCAACTGGTCGAGTGAGAGGAACTCTGCCTCTCACTGTGCTGAAGGTGCTAGCCTCCCTAGCATGCCATG GTGCCATCAAATTCAATGACAGCCTGAACAGAGATGAATGCTGCAGCTTGGTGGCGTCCTTGTCTGCCTGCCAGCTGCCCTTCCAGTGTGCCCATGGCCGTCCCTCCATTGCTCCCTTAGTAGACACCCTCCATTTGGACAAAGACGAGAAG GAATTACAGAAACCCAACCTCCAAAAGCTAAGAAGAATGTATAAGGCGTGGGAACTATATGGAAATAGATAA